TTCCCTGAGCATCCAGATAATTTTCGTTCATAAACTTCTTAATGGCCTGATCGTCATAACTGTTCTGAACTGAGATATCTCCCGGTTCTTTATAAGTTTCAACTTCATCATCTTTCTTACATGCAGAAAAACATAAAGATCCCGCAAGGATATATAAAAATATTTTTTTCATTTCAAAAACTTTAATTACTTTACAAATAATATAACGGCAAAAGTATAAAAAATTATGAGAATAGATAAATTTTTATGGTGTATTCGTTTTTATAAGACGAGAAGTATTGCAACAGAGGAAATTAAGAAGAACAGAGTTTCTATAGGGACGTCTGCCATAAAGTCATCTAAAGAGGTAAAAGAAGGAGATGTTATTAAGATCCGCAAAAATCAGATCGACTATAAAATAAAGGTTCTCCAAATCCCTAAAAGCAGGATAGGAGCCAAGTTGGTACCCCTTCATATACAGGATGTAACCGATAAGGAGCAGTATGAATTACTGAAACTTCGCAAAATGTCACAGGATTATTACAGGAATAATAGGCGAAGGAAGACCTACCAAAAAAGACAGAAGAGAGATGGATGATTATGTAGGAAACGACATCGCCTCAGACTTTACAGACTGGGATGATTTCTTTGGAGAAACAGCAGACGGAACCGAAAGCGAAGAATAAAATGAAAAGCTCTAGAGATAGAGCTTTTCTATTATTTCTTTTACAATATCATCAGGATCTCTGCCATCCGTATTGATACTGAACTGTGCTTTGCTGTAAAATGCATTTCTTTCAAATAAATGTTTGGCAATAAACTCGGGAAGGTCTTCCTCAGAAATATTGGCAATCAGAGGCCTTTTTTCTTTTTGTTTTGAAAGCCTTTCTACTAAAGTTCCTACGGAAGCCCTCAGGAATACACTTTTAGAGTGACTGTTAATAATTTCAATATTATTATAGTACACAGGAGTACCCCCTCCAAGGCTTAAAACCACATTTTCTTCCGAAGCTAAAATTTCTTCCAGAGCCTCTCTTTCCAGCTTCCTAAAGTGAATTTCCCCCTTTTTTTCGAAAATCTCAGGAATGGTCAGTTTATTTCTTCTGGAAATCTCTTTATCGAGGTCTATCAGTTTGAAATTTATTTTATCGCTTAATATTTTGGAAATGTGAGATTTGCCACATCCCATGTATCCGATCAGTGAAATAACCATGAATTTTTTTTGAACAAATTTGCAAAAAAGTTTTGAGATAACGAAAAAACTCATATCTTTGCACCACTGAAAACGAGGGACATTATTCAAATGTAAATCGTTGATAAAGTGACCGACTCGGTAGCTCAGCTGGTAGAGCAATACACTTTTAATGTATGGGTCCTGGGTTCGAATCCCAGCCGGGTCACAAGCGAAATAAATTACTAGATTTTTGTAATTTTTTAGCCTGCGTGGTGAAATTGGTAGACACGCCATCTTGAGGGGGTGGTTTCCTACGGATGTGCTGGTTCGAGTCCAGTCGCAGGCACTGCAAAGAATATTTAATAATTACTGATAAATTTTTATCTTTAATTGTGGCCGACTCGGTAGCTCAGCTGGTAGAGCAATACACTTTTAATGTATGGGTCCTGGGTTCGAATCCCAGCCGGGTCACAAGTTTACTGAAAAGTAAATTTTTTTCATATTAATATTTTGTGATTTGGTGTTTCAAAGGTCTCCGCAAGAGACCTTTGATTTTTTTATATAAACTATTGTGAGAGTGAAAAAAAGTTGTATCTTTGCACCTCCTAAAACGGAAATTATTCGTTGACAAAGTGACCGACTCGGTAGCTCAGCTGGTAGAGCAATACACTTTTAATGTATGGGTCCTGGGTTCGAATCCCAGCCGGGTCACAAGATTTACTGAAAAGTAAATTTTTTTCATATTAATATTTTGTGATTTGGTGTATCAAAGGTTTCCTCAAGAGACCTTTGATTTTTTTATATGGATCTAAATAAAAACAGAGCTCTTATATATTGATAAGAGCTCTGTTTTTATGGAAAGTACATTTCTGTTTGTTAAACTAATGTTTAATTTTAATCCAAATGCATATTATCAATTAGCCTTACTCCATCTACTACAACTACTATGAATGCACGGTAATTTCTATCTTTATAGAAGAAATCGGTTTCTTTTAAGGTCTCCTCATCAGCAATCAGGAAATACTCTAATTTCATTCCGTGTTCCTGATCAAAAATATCTGTTACTCTCTTTTTTATTTCAGGAATACTAACCGTCCTGAACCAGTCGTTTACTTTGTTTAATGTATTGTAAATGATTTTCGAAGTTTCCTTACGGTCTTCATGTAACCTTTGATTTCTTGAGCTTAATGCCAATCCGTTTTCAGCTCTGTAAATGGGGACTCCTGTTATTTTTACAGGCAGATGTTTCTTTTCAACCATTTTTTTGATAATGGCGAGCTGCTGGAAGTCTTTTTCTCCAAAATAGGCATGGTCAGGTCGTACCTGTCTGAAAAGCTCTTCTACTACAGTTCCTACGCCGTCAAAATGACCCGGTCTTGATTTGCCTTCCATTTCATTTTCCAGACCATCAAAATCATAGTGCTGACTTTCAGTTTTTTCAGGATAGATATCAGAGACTTCCGGGGTATAAACGGCATCTACTAATCCAGAGTTTTCTAGTATAAGTATATCTCTATTGATGTCTCTAGGATACTTTTCCAGATCTTCCGGATTATTAAATTGGGTAGGGTTTACAAAAACTGAAGAAATTACGAGGTCATTATCTTTTCTGGCTTCTTCATATAGGGAAAGATGGCCTTTATGAAGCGCTCCCATGGTAGGAGCAAAGCCAATCCGTTTTCCCATTTCTTTCTGTCTTTCAATGAAATCCTGAAGGGTTTTCTTGTTTTTTATAACTTCCATAGTTTATTTTAATACTAATTCAAAAATACTAAAAATATCAGAGAATAATATGTGTTTTTAATAATTTCAAAATGGGAATTATCGTAAAATAATGTTAATTAAAATAATGTTGGATGTTTTTTTGTAATTTTGCACATTAAAGCATTTTTACAAAAATATAGATAGAAATTTATGCCGAATCAAAAAATACTGTACATTACTACAGAGATGTATCCATATCAGGAAGATACTAATATGGCTGCAGTGGTAAACAAAATGGCACTTAAGATGCACAATGAAGGCAATGATGTAAGAGTTTTTATGCCAAGATTTGGACAGATAAGTGAAAGAAAATTCCAGCTTCATGAGGTGATCCGCCTTTCAGGAATGAATATTATTATCAATGATCTTGATCAGCCCTTAATTATTAAAGTAGCCTCTCTTCCGGGAGAAAGACTTCAGGTTTACTTTATAGACAACGAAGAATACTTCAAAAGAAAGCAGTACTATGTAGATGATGAAGGAAAAGCTTTTGATGATAATGATGAAAGAGCAATTTTCTTTGCAAGAGGTGTTATTGAAACCATCAAAAAACTAAACTGGGTACCGGATGTGATCCACCTGAACGGATGGATGTCTTCTTTTGTTCCAATTTACCTTAAAACATATTACGAATCCGATACTTATTTCAAAGATGCCAAAATCGTTCTTTCTTTATACAATGAGAAAGATGCTGCTCTTGATAAAAACATTGCTGAAAAACTAACATTCGATAATATTTCAGGATTAAAAGCGTTAGATAATCCAACGATCAAAAACTTTGTTATTGAAAGTATGAATTACGTAGACATGGTTGTGAAAGGAGATGAGTTTCTGGATGAAGACCTGGATAAAGGCTTCAAGGAAACAACCACTTCAAAATCAGAATACGTAGACGTAGATTCTATAAACCAACTTTATTAAACACATTTTTAATGACTCATACTGTTAAAAGGACTTTAGCCATGCTTTTTGTGGCGGTTTTCGGGAGTGCCCTTCTTTACAATTGCGAACCAGAGCCGGATTCCCTCGGCGAACAGCTATTTATTGACGGGGCTGCAGAAGGCAATGTAACTTCTTATGACCTTATTGCTTATAATATCAATAATCATGATACCATAAGAAGTGACGCAGGAAAACTTGTAAGTTTAATCAATTCAACAACAGGAGCTGCTACCTATACTTCTGTTTTGGGAGCATTTTCTGAGGGGCAGTTCGGAATGCAGAAGGCATCACTTCTTACTCAGCTGAGAATGTCCACAGATAATTTTGATTTTGGAACTAATCCAAAAATTGACTCTGTAGTGCTTGTGATGAGACCTGCAGCGGTTGCAGATTCAGTAACTGCACCGGGAGCAAAAGATGAAAATTTATTAATTGGTACTGAAACAGTTCCTGTTTCAACAGATATAAAAACTTATCCAGTTAATTATCAGGTAAAATATGGTAAAACAAAATTGGGAACTGGCGGAACTAATACTCTCATGCATGTGAAAGTAGATGAAGTAACGACGTTCCTGGACGGAAACTCTGATGCTTTCAAAAGATCAAATGTAACAGTATCTACAGGAGAATCATTAGGAAATTCTGTATTTGATGGGAA
The Chryseobacterium sp. W4I1 DNA segment above includes these coding regions:
- a CDS encoding glycogen/starch synthase, whose protein sequence is MPNQKILYITTEMYPYQEDTNMAAVVNKMALKMHNEGNDVRVFMPRFGQISERKFQLHEVIRLSGMNIIINDLDQPLIIKVASLPGERLQVYFIDNEEYFKRKQYYVDDEGKAFDDNDERAIFFARGVIETIKKLNWVPDVIHLNGWMSSFVPIYLKTYYESDTYFKDAKIVLSLYNEKDAALDKNIAEKLTFDNISGLKALDNPTIKNFVIESMNYVDMVVKGDEFLDEDLDKGFKETTTSKSEYVDVDSINQLY
- the panC gene encoding pantoate--beta-alanine ligase, yielding MEVIKNKKTLQDFIERQKEMGKRIGFAPTMGALHKGHLSLYEEARKDNDLVISSVFVNPTQFNNPEDLEKYPRDINRDILILENSGLVDAVYTPEVSDIYPEKTESQHYDFDGLENEMEGKSRPGHFDGVGTVVEELFRQVRPDHAYFGEKDFQQLAIIKKMVEKKHLPVKITGVPIYRAENGLALSSRNQRLHEDRKETSKIIYNTLNKVNDWFRTVSIPEIKKRVTDIFDQEHGMKLEYFLIADEETLKETDFFYKDRNYRAFIVVVVDGVRLIDNMHLD
- a CDS encoding shikimate kinase, yielding MVISLIGYMGCGKSHISKILSDKINFKLIDLDKEISRRNKLTIPEIFEKKGEIHFRKLEREALEEILASEENVVLSLGGGTPVYYNNIEIINSHSKSVFLRASVGTLVERLSKQKEKRPLIANISEEDLPEFIAKHLFERNAFYSKAQFSINTDGRDPDDIVKEIIEKLYL